Part of the Leifsonia soli genome is shown below.
CCCGCTTTCGATGTTCTATGAGGCGCTGAACAAGAAGATGGCCGCCGTCATCGAGTCGACGGCCGGCATCACCGGGACGACGGACGCCGCATGACGGACGCCCCCTCGGCTGACCAGGCGGCCCGGCCCTCTTCGGAGGCCGGGCCGCTGGGCGCGGACTCCGCGCGCGGGCGTCTCGTGCTGATCGCCGGCGCCACCAGCGCCTCGGGCGAAGCGGTCGCCCGTGCGCTGGTCGCGGCCGGCGCGACCGTTCTCGCCGTCGGAACGCGGCAGGAGGCGCTGGATGCGCTGGCCGCGGCCGTCCCGGGCGTCGAGACCCGCGCGTGCGACCTCGCCGACTGGCACGCCGTCACCGAACTGGCCATGCGCATCCACCTGAAGTTCGGTCGCATCGACGGCCTCATCCACCTCGTCGGCGGCTGGCGCGGCGGCGGAGGGATCGAGGGCCAGAGCGACGAGGACTGGGAGTTCCTGGAGCGGAGCTTCCGCACCCTCCGGAACACCAGCCGCATCTTCTTCGACGACCTCACCGCCTCCCCCGCCGGCCGGCTGGCGATCGTCTCGTCGACCGCGGTCGAGAAGCCGTACCCGGGCGGCGCGAACTACGCTGCGGCGAAGGCGGCGGCGGATGCGTGGGTGCGCGCGATCGCGCAGGGCTTCGCCAAGCAGGCGCCGCAGTCGGCGGCAACCGTCTTCGTGGTGAAGACGCTCGAGGGCCTCGAGTCGCGGCTCGGTGACGAGGTCGTGCGCCTGTGGGAGCAGGACGCGGCGGCGGTCAACGGCCAGCGGATCCCGTTGGAACCGCGCTGAGCAGCAGTCAGGGAACCCGGCAACGGTCGTTCTGCGCTCGGGCCTGGGCATGCAATGACCAGGCATAGCGCATGACGATGGCCGCCCCAATCAGCGCGCATCCGAGTGGGACGGCAACGAACCTGATCGCGTCCAGCAGGACGTTGATGAGGCCGAGGGGAGCCTGCCCCCGAGGTTCCGTGAAGAACAG
Proteins encoded:
- a CDS encoding SDR family oxidoreductase, with the translated sequence MTDAPSADQAARPSSEAGPLGADSARGRLVLIAGATSASGEAVARALVAAGATVLAVGTRQEALDALAAAVPGVETRACDLADWHAVTELAMRIHLKFGRIDGLIHLVGGWRGGGGIEGQSDEDWEFLERSFRTLRNTSRIFFDDLTASPAGRLAIVSSTAVEKPYPGGANYAAAKAAADAWVRAIAQGFAKQAPQSAATVFVVKTLEGLESRLGDEVVRLWEQDAAAVNGQRIPLEPR